One genomic region from Leptospira tipperaryensis encodes:
- a CDS encoding HdeD family acid-resistance protein has protein sequence MSIFKDTKHWWLHILVGLIWIATGAFTVFFPQQSYLGLALLFSVILAVTGVAQILFAFYNRKSPGILGWNLILGIVDLVVGSILVLHPEITVVTLPFIFGFLLIFRASSLISFSMEIRVYKSYPWGWTLTLGIATLLFAIGILFFPIIGIFTILIWTGTGFLISGIGNVYLGWKEWEEERLLSKK, from the coding sequence ATGAGTATTTTCAAAGACACAAAACATTGGTGGCTGCATATCCTCGTAGGACTGATCTGGATTGCAACCGGAGCTTTTACGGTTTTTTTTCCACAGCAGAGTTATCTTGGACTGGCACTTTTATTTTCCGTGATCCTTGCGGTTACGGGAGTGGCCCAGATTCTTTTTGCTTTTTATAATCGTAAAAGTCCAGGAATCTTAGGTTGGAATCTCATATTAGGAATTGTTGATTTAGTTGTGGGATCCATTTTAGTCTTACATCCGGAAATCACAGTGGTCACTCTTCCGTTTATCTTTGGTTTTTTGCTGATCTTCCGAGCCTCTTCTCTCATTTCTTTTTCCATGGAAATTCGAGTCTACAAGTCTTATCCTTGGGGTTGGACCTTGACTTTGGGAATCGCAACCTTACTCTTCGCGATCGGAATTCTATTCTTCCCTATCATTGGAATCTTTACGATTCTAATTTGGACTGGAACCGGTTTTCTGATTTCAGGAATCGGAAACGTCTACTTGGGTTGGAAAGAATGGGAAGAAGAAAGACTTCTTTCTAAAAAATAA
- the lvrA gene encoding hybrid histidine kinase/response regulator LvrA: protein MNVTELESNDYRLIFESLPGLYLILLPNFQITAVSDSYLQATNTKRHEILGRGLFEVFPDNPSDPNATGVSNLRDSILSVIKDKIANAMAVQKYDVKRPESEGGGFEEKYWSPINSPVLNSKGEVIYIIHRVEDVTEFVRLKNLGNEQNKITEELRSLTASMENEIFQRAQEIQTSNKKLTVLNEDLVRREEELQQVYQKLIELDQLKTQFFANVSHELRTPLTLILGPTRTLLKQETVSPEQRNLLETIERNSYTLLKHVNDLLDFSKLEAGKMTLNYSNVNLSKIISNITAHFDSVAKERNIEFLTIVPETCIVAVDEAKVERIVLNLISNAFKFAPDNGKIRCKLSSDPTMALIEVEDDGPGVPEPLRDLIFEKFRQGDEGDSRFFGGTGLGLAIVREFSNLHLGSAQVETSSLGGASFQIRLPIKTKTTVEDKHSFEREDLTPALISGLNDQRKINLTLEESNHTSSLKRRILIVEDNPEMRRYIFDSLSHEFQVLVATNGKEGLEKAIQEKPDIIVTDIMMPVMSGDKMVREIRNRPELSLTSIIFLSAKADQDDRIKLLEEGAQDYLIKPFTPEELLVRVRNFIKLKKTIESLETTNQEMEAFSYSVSHDLRAPIRGIEGFVNILMEDFGETLDPEAMKVVLIIQKNVVLMNNLIQNLLDFHKVSKVELATRAVDMEALVRDIVVMLQQERPSENHSSIRIGKLPNAIGDGAALKQVWVNLISNSIKYSSTREKPEIEIGSTEGEELNTYFVKDNGVGFDKRYADRLFKVFQRLHLQEEFEGTGVGLAIVARIVQRHGGHVFAEGEAGKGAMFSFTLPKI from the coding sequence ATGAACGTGACTGAGTTAGAATCCAACGACTACCGCCTTATTTTCGAGTCCCTGCCCGGGCTTTATCTCATTCTACTTCCGAATTTCCAAATCACCGCCGTCAGCGATTCTTACTTACAAGCCACCAATACCAAAAGACACGAGATTCTTGGTCGTGGTCTTTTCGAAGTGTTTCCGGACAATCCTTCGGACCCGAACGCCACAGGGGTGAGTAATCTCAGAGATTCGATCCTGAGCGTGATCAAAGACAAGATCGCAAACGCAATGGCGGTTCAAAAATACGACGTAAAACGTCCCGAATCGGAAGGTGGAGGTTTTGAAGAAAAATATTGGAGTCCGATCAACTCTCCGGTTCTAAATTCCAAAGGAGAAGTTATTTATATCATTCACCGAGTCGAAGACGTAACAGAATTCGTTCGATTGAAGAATCTCGGAAACGAACAGAATAAAATCACCGAAGAATTAAGAAGTCTGACCGCTTCGATGGAAAACGAAATCTTTCAGAGGGCGCAGGAAATTCAAACTTCCAATAAAAAGCTTACCGTTCTCAACGAGGACCTAGTGCGAAGAGAAGAGGAACTGCAACAGGTTTATCAAAAGTTAATCGAACTCGATCAGTTAAAAACTCAATTTTTTGCAAACGTAAGTCACGAACTCAGAACTCCTCTCACTCTCATTCTTGGACCGACTCGAACCTTATTAAAACAAGAAACCGTTTCTCCCGAACAAAGAAACCTTTTAGAAACGATAGAAAGAAATTCTTATACTTTATTAAAACACGTCAACGACCTCCTCGACTTTTCCAAGCTCGAAGCCGGAAAAATGACATTAAATTATTCGAATGTAAATCTTTCTAAAATCATTTCCAATATCACAGCTCACTTTGATTCCGTAGCAAAGGAAAGAAATATAGAATTTTTGACGATCGTCCCGGAAACTTGTATCGTTGCGGTGGACGAGGCAAAAGTGGAACGGATCGTATTAAATCTGATCTCAAACGCTTTTAAATTTGCGCCCGACAACGGCAAGATTCGTTGTAAACTCAGTAGCGATCCGACAATGGCTCTGATCGAAGTGGAAGACGACGGTCCCGGAGTTCCGGAACCTTTGAGAGATTTGATCTTCGAAAAATTCAGACAAGGAGACGAAGGAGATTCTCGCTTCTTTGGCGGCACTGGTTTGGGGCTCGCGATCGTTCGTGAATTTTCAAATCTTCATCTTGGAAGCGCTCAAGTGGAAACGTCTTCCCTGGGAGGAGCTTCCTTTCAGATCCGGCTTCCGATCAAAACAAAAACCACCGTGGAAGACAAACATTCTTTCGAACGCGAAGATCTAACACCCGCGCTGATCAGCGGCTTGAACGATCAGAGAAAGATCAATCTAACTTTGGAAGAATCCAACCACACTTCTTCCTTAAAACGTCGAATCTTGATCGTAGAAGATAATCCGGAAATGAGGCGTTATATCTTCGATTCTCTTTCACACGAGTTTCAGGTATTAGTTGCGACCAACGGAAAAGAAGGATTGGAAAAAGCGATACAGGAAAAACCGGATATCATCGTAACCGATATCATGATGCCAGTTATGAGCGGAGACAAGATGGTTCGAGAGATACGCAATCGTCCGGAACTTTCTTTAACTTCCATCATCTTTTTGAGCGCGAAAGCGGATCAGGACGATCGTATCAAACTTTTGGAAGAAGGGGCGCAGGATTATCTGATCAAACCGTTTACTCCGGAAGAACTTTTGGTCCGAGTTCGAAATTTTATCAAACTGAAAAAAACGATCGAGTCGCTCGAAACCACCAACCAAGAAATGGAAGCGTTTAGTTATTCAGTTTCTCACGATTTAAGGGCTCCCATTCGTGGAATAGAAGGATTTGTGAATATATTGATGGAGGATTTCGGGGAAACCTTAGATCCCGAAGCAATGAAAGTCGTTCTGATCATACAAAAGAACGTGGTTCTGATGAACAATCTGATACAGAATCTTCTCGATTTTCACAAGGTTAGCAAAGTCGAACTGGCGACACGCGCCGTGGATATGGAAGCTCTCGTCCGAGACATTGTCGTCATGCTCCAGCAAGAACGTCCAAGCGAAAATCATAGTTCCATACGGATCGGAAAACTTCCGAATGCAATCGGTGACGGCGCCGCCCTAAAGCAGGTTTGGGTAAATTTGATTTCGAACTCGATTAAATATTCTTCCACACGTGAAAAACCTGAGATCGAAATCGGGAGCACGGAAGGAGAAGAATTGAACACCTATTTCGTAAAAGACAACGGAGTCGGGTTTGATAAACGTTATGCCGATCGGCTCTTCAAGGTGTTCCAAAGACTTCACTTACAGGAAGAATTCGAAGGCACAGGAGTGGGCCTCGCGATCGTGGCAAGAATCGTTCAACGTCACGGAGGCCATGTTTTTGCCGAGGGAGAAGCGGGCAAGGGCGCCATGTTTTCATTTACACTTCCTAAAATTTAA
- the lvrB gene encoding hybrid histidine kinase/response regulator LvrB: MIKWRFLFLEDSLLDLELIQRQLRKAKIDYEPIHVSDSEGFSNAILQDKPHLILSDFSLPKYDGFSALMAAKKMCPETPFIFVSGTYGEEAAIQTLTMGATDYVLKDRIEKLLPAVQRALHELEDHELRRKAEKEKYELEEQLRQSQKLEAMGLMAGTLAHEINNPLFAIAEYAALIAKEDLDREKIKKLATKIRDESARISTIMKDLLRFSREEKGNFYPVDVSEILIKIQSISQQIFKMNKIDVRWENIEQGNIILCRLGQILQILLNLINNSVDSLNQRFPEYDERKRIRISVFLQEIQGNMFAQFEVEDFGIGIPAEIQASVFKTFFTTKSADKGTGLGLSVSLGIAEEHGGSLSFKSAPGENTCFYLNIPLSKTPLN; this comes from the coding sequence ATGATAAAGTGGAGGTTTCTTTTTTTAGAAGATTCTCTTTTGGATTTGGAGCTGATTCAAAGACAATTGAGAAAGGCAAAGATCGATTATGAACCGATTCACGTAAGTGATTCCGAGGGATTTTCTAACGCGATCTTACAGGATAAACCTCACCTGATTCTTTCCGATTTTAGTCTTCCAAAATACGACGGCTTCTCCGCGTTAATGGCCGCAAAAAAAATGTGCCCCGAAACTCCCTTTATCTTTGTATCCGGAACTTATGGAGAAGAAGCCGCGATTCAAACTCTTACGATGGGGGCAACCGATTACGTTCTCAAGGATAGAATTGAAAAATTGTTGCCCGCCGTACAAAGGGCGCTTCATGAACTCGAAGACCATGAACTCAGAAGAAAGGCCGAAAAAGAAAAATACGAACTGGAAGAGCAGTTGAGGCAGAGTCAAAAATTGGAAGCCATGGGACTGATGGCTGGAACTCTTGCTCACGAGATCAACAATCCTTTGTTTGCGATCGCCGAATACGCGGCTTTGATCGCAAAAGAAGACTTGGATCGCGAGAAGATAAAAAAGCTCGCGACTAAAATTCGAGATGAAAGCGCGAGAATTTCTACGATCATGAAGGATCTTTTGCGTTTTTCTCGAGAGGAGAAGGGAAACTTTTATCCGGTGGATGTTTCCGAGATTCTCATCAAAATTCAATCGATCTCCCAGCAGATCTTTAAAATGAACAAGATCGACGTTCGTTGGGAGAACATAGAACAGGGAAACATCATCCTTTGCAGATTGGGTCAGATTCTTCAAATCTTGCTCAACCTCATCAACAATTCCGTGGACAGTCTCAATCAAAGATTTCCGGAATATGATGAAAGAAAACGAATCCGAATTTCGGTCTTTCTACAGGAGATTCAGGGAAACATGTTCGCACAGTTTGAAGTGGAAGATTTCGGAATCGGAATTCCCGCAGAAATCCAGGCTTCGGTCTTTAAAACATTTTTTACCACAAAGTCGGCGGACAAAGGAACCGGACTTGGTTTATCCGTAAGTTTAGGAATTGCAGAGGAACACGGAGGCTCTTTGTCTTTTAAGAGCGCTCCGGGTGAGAATACATGCTTTTATTTGAATATTCCACTTTCGAAAACTCCCTTGAACTAA
- the rpsU gene encoding 30S ribosomal protein S21 yields MVGIIVKDGESIESALKRFKRDCANAGIMSEIKRREYFEKPSIKKKKAIESAKRKAEKKKRLFSKKDKA; encoded by the coding sequence ATGGTAGGAATCATTGTTAAAGACGGAGAATCGATTGAATCGGCTCTGAAACGTTTCAAACGCGACTGCGCAAACGCTGGAATCATGAGCGAAATCAAACGCAGAGAATACTTCGAAAAACCAAGTATCAAAAAGAAAAAAGCGATCGAATCCGCGAAAAGAAAAGCTGAGAAGAAAAAACGCCTTTTCTCTAAAAAAGACAAAGCCTAA
- a CDS encoding sensor histidine kinase: MPDLSITSANLANVVQNIAAHFDSVAKERNIQFELNTPETCKKQIDVAKIELAILNLISNAFKSTPDLGRIQCSLNPNGNSVWILVGHRFLSGV; the protein is encoded by the coding sequence TTGCCCGACCTATCTATCACATCGGCAAATCTTGCCAATGTGGTTCAGAATATCGCAGCTCACTTTGATTCCGTCGCAAAGGAACGAAACATCCAATTTGAACTGAATACTCCCGAAACCTGCAAGAAGCAAATCGACGTTGCAAAGATAGAACTTGCAATTCTCAATTTGATTTCAAACGCGTTTAAATCCACTCCGGATTTAGGCAGGATTCAATGTTCTCTGAATCCGAACGGAAATTCCGTATGGATTCTGGTGGGCCACCGTTTTCTCTCAGGCGTTTAA
- the fbp gene encoding class 1 fructose-bisphosphatase, with protein MSVHPTQTLSLSQYLIEEQLKLPQATGDFTALMSHLVYAAKIVSREVRKAGLLENILGSTDVVNVQGETQMKLDEYADKVFNHTLTRCGHLCILGSEEHEETVPVPNGYKIGKYTIAIDPLDGSSNIDANVSIGTIFSVHLRKTPGGTPGTLDDLLQQGVKQRAAGYVLYGSSTMLVLCTGKGVSGFTLDPSCGEFILSHPDMQMPETGGIYSINEGNYNYWSDEVKNYIRDIKSIEGGKKPQSGRYIGSLVADFHRNLLKGGIFLYPNDTKSTKYPNGKLRLLYEAAPMAFIAEQAGGVAVTVYGERILDLTPEELHQRTTLIVGSKKEVEHFLKFAPKKP; from the coding sequence ATGTCTGTCCATCCTACACAAACATTGAGTCTTTCCCAGTATTTAATCGAGGAACAGCTCAAGTTACCCCAGGCGACCGGGGATTTTACGGCTCTGATGAGCCATTTGGTTTATGCGGCTAAGATCGTATCCAGAGAGGTTCGTAAAGCCGGGCTTTTAGAAAACATTCTCGGTTCTACGGACGTTGTCAATGTACAAGGTGAAACCCAGATGAAGCTGGATGAGTATGCGGATAAAGTATTCAATCACACCTTGACTCGTTGTGGTCACCTTTGTATCCTCGGAAGCGAAGAACACGAAGAAACCGTGCCCGTTCCGAACGGTTACAAGATCGGAAAGTATACGATCGCGATCGATCCTCTGGACGGCTCTTCCAATATCGACGCTAACGTTTCCATCGGAACGATCTTCTCGGTTCATTTGAGAAAGACTCCGGGCGGAACGCCTGGAACGTTAGACGATCTTTTGCAACAAGGCGTTAAACAAAGAGCCGCCGGTTATGTGTTATACGGATCCTCTACGATGCTCGTTCTTTGCACCGGCAAGGGAGTTTCCGGTTTTACTTTGGATCCTTCCTGTGGAGAATTTATTCTTTCTCATCCGGATATGCAGATGCCGGAGACAGGCGGAATCTATTCCATCAACGAAGGAAATTACAACTACTGGTCCGATGAAGTCAAAAACTACATCCGTGATATCAAATCGATCGAAGGCGGAAAAAAACCTCAATCGGGAAGGTATATCGGCTCCTTGGTCGCCGACTTTCATAGAAACCTTTTGAAGGGTGGAATCTTTCTTTATCCGAATGATACAAAGTCGACCAAATATCCGAATGGAAAGTTACGACTTCTCTACGAAGCGGCTCCGATGGCATTTATCGCCGAACAAGCCGGTGGAGTCGCGGTGACGGTCTACGGAGAAAGAATTTTGGATCTCACTCCGGAAGAATTGCACCAACGTACGACTCTGATCGTCGGAAGCAAAAAAGAAGTAGAACACTTTTTGAAGTTCGCTCCTAAAAAACCTTAA
- a CDS encoding GatB/YqeY domain-containing protein yields MSLQIKINDDLKEAMKAKKEPHLSTLRLLKSDIQYELTKTGAKELSDEQVITVIKKAYAKRLDAIGMYEKAGRKDLLAQEEGEATVLKEYLPPELPESEMIATIDQIFAELQPTAKDMGKVMGRVMAAFKGKSIDGTKVSAIVKSRLS; encoded by the coding sequence ATGTCCCTGCAGATAAAAATCAATGACGATCTGAAAGAGGCGATGAAAGCGAAGAAGGAACCTCATCTTTCTACGCTTCGTCTTTTGAAATCCGACATACAGTACGAGCTCACAAAAACCGGAGCTAAAGAGCTTTCGGACGAGCAAGTCATTACCGTCATCAAGAAGGCCTATGCAAAGCGACTGGATGCGATCGGAATGTATGAAAAAGCGGGGAGAAAGGATCTTTTAGCTCAAGAAGAAGGAGAAGCTACCGTATTGAAGGAATACCTTCCTCCGGAACTTCCAGAGTCTGAAATGATTGCAACAATCGACCAAATTTTTGCGGAATTACAACCAACCGCAAAGGATATGGGAAAGGTAATGGGTCGTGTGATGGCCGCATTCAAAGGAAAGAGCATAGACGGTACCAAAGTTTCGGCAATTGTTAAATCCAGGCTTTCCTGA
- a CDS encoding sensor histidine kinase: MDLKPKILIVDDKPENLIALEVVLKDLDIDLIKALSGNEALKATIHNDFALALLDIQMPEMDGYELAGILREEEKTARLPFIFISAVYTDNLNVFKGYEKGAFSFITKPFQPEILINKVKFFIDKHIQEIALFNLNKDLQKKNLELEYINAELDSFCYSVSHDLKSPLRAIDGYSKILKEDYAQKFDEEGNRLLDVITSNAMRMNDLIDSLLTLSRLGKKEISKKTIDMNLLIKKVIEEFPHDTLSKNLHLEIQDLHPVMGDLVLLKQVFVNLISNAIKYSAKKENPIIKIESHTQDNSIVYSVQDNGVGFNMEYHNKLFGVFQRLHDGTEFEGIGIGLAIVQRVISRHGGHVWAEGAVDKGATFLLSLPAN, from the coding sequence ATGGATTTAAAACCGAAAATATTAATCGTAGACGATAAACCGGAAAATCTAATCGCTTTAGAAGTCGTATTAAAGGATCTGGACATCGATCTTATAAAAGCATTGAGCGGTAACGAAGCATTAAAAGCCACAATACACAATGATTTTGCTCTGGCTTTATTGGATATCCAAATGCCTGAAATGGATGGTTATGAATTGGCCGGAATTCTCAGAGAGGAGGAAAAAACCGCCCGTCTTCCTTTTATATTTATATCCGCCGTATATACAGACAATCTAAACGTCTTCAAGGGTTATGAAAAGGGGGCATTTAGCTTTATCACTAAACCCTTTCAACCGGAAATATTGATCAATAAAGTGAAGTTCTTCATTGATAAACACATTCAAGAAATTGCACTTTTCAATTTGAACAAAGATCTTCAAAAGAAAAACTTAGAACTTGAATATATCAATGCGGAGCTTGATTCCTTTTGTTACTCCGTCTCGCACGATCTAAAGTCTCCGTTACGCGCTATTGACGGATATTCTAAAATTCTCAAAGAGGATTACGCTCAAAAATTTGACGAGGAAGGGAATCGATTGCTGGATGTGATTACCAGTAACGCGATGAGAATGAACGATCTGATCGACAGTCTTCTTACACTTTCTCGCTTGGGAAAAAAGGAAATCAGCAAGAAAACGATCGATATGAATTTGTTGATCAAGAAAGTAATCGAAGAATTTCCGCATGATACATTATCCAAGAATTTACACTTGGAAATTCAAGACTTACATCCAGTCATGGGAGATTTGGTATTGTTAAAACAGGTTTTTGTAAACCTTATCTCGAATGCGATCAAATACTCCGCGAAAAAAGAAAATCCTATTATTAAAATTGAAAGTCATACTCAAGATAATTCCATTGTCTACTCGGTTCAAGACAACGGGGTCGGTTTTAATATGGAATATCATAATAAACTTTTCGGGGTCTTTCAACGTCTTCATGACGGAACCGAGTTTGAAGGTATAGGAATCGGTTTGGCGATCGTCCAAAGAGTAATTTCGCGCCACGGAGGTCACGTTTGGGCGGAAGGAGCAGTGGACAAAGGGGCAACTTTTCTTCTTTCTTTACCTGCAAATTGA
- a CDS encoding YgaP family membrane protein, which translates to MKTNEGNIDRILRIVVGLGLVVLGFMTQGLLGTGISLVGLIPIGTGVVGWCPVYSLLGISTCAVKK; encoded by the coding sequence ATGAAAACGAACGAAGGTAATATAGATCGAATTCTTAGAATTGTCGTAGGTTTGGGATTGGTAGTTCTCGGGTTTATGACGCAAGGTTTGCTCGGAACTGGGATATCTTTGGTGGGTTTGATTCCGATCGGAACCGGTGTTGTCGGTTGGTGCCCGGTCTACTCTCTTTTGGGAATCAGCACTTGCGCGGTAAAAAAATAA
- the dnaG gene encoding DNA primase codes for MSNKKDFIDRIHREVPIESYISRFVPLKKRGKNFIGLCPFHQEKSPSFNVSAEKQFYYCFGCKASGDLIRFVMDYERVDFTRGLEILSEYSGIPLEEKNSKLAEVSDFLYKINQKVSEYYQHLLHTPVGKNALDYLKSREIEDSEIRLFGLGYAPEGFDTLAKEVLKTKDEIAGAIQLGLLREKEAGNGRPYDFFRDRIMFPVLDLSGRVIAFSGRILGPGKEAKYINSQASVVFDKSRTFYNFFRAREGVRKTGEAMLVEGYLDVIGLTRRDFENVIASMGTAITENHIRTLKKFAERVVLVLDGDVAGRKGALHAAEICLKEGMECSIVMLPEGKDPFDLAKSLNRQELTELLSQRVQGSEFVVEELLDKADSRALPEKKRKALQNLYSFIQNLNRETDKQFFLGLGANKLGISMDAVLRDFKGGSGAKNGPANADNRSNVKETQTLTGPALDCERKIISMLVKHTGLFSYSEEISSMEFMDTASSFLWDYLYTIYTGEGEISPVQILASEIPEDLKQALAPYLLEEDFEKIEPGELQKVFRILLLQQKKFRIEERIRELDLKRERFFTPEIFTELSFYRKEKEKILEHIRSQSATT; via the coding sequence TTGTCTAACAAAAAGGATTTCATCGATCGAATTCACCGGGAAGTCCCCATCGAATCTTATATATCTCGTTTTGTACCTCTTAAAAAAAGAGGGAAGAATTTCATAGGACTCTGTCCGTTTCACCAAGAAAAGTCTCCTTCGTTTAACGTTTCTGCGGAAAAACAATTCTACTATTGTTTCGGCTGTAAGGCCTCCGGAGATCTCATCCGCTTCGTAATGGATTACGAGAGAGTGGATTTTACAAGAGGTCTCGAAATCCTTTCGGAATATTCCGGAATTCCCTTAGAAGAGAAAAATTCCAAACTCGCTGAAGTTTCCGATTTTCTTTATAAAATCAATCAAAAGGTCTCCGAGTATTATCAACATCTTTTACATACACCCGTTGGAAAGAACGCCCTGGACTATTTGAAATCGAGAGAAATCGAAGATTCCGAAATCCGCCTCTTTGGTTTGGGTTATGCACCCGAAGGGTTTGATACCTTGGCTAAAGAAGTTCTTAAAACCAAGGATGAAATAGCAGGTGCGATCCAGCTCGGACTTCTCCGAGAAAAAGAAGCCGGGAACGGACGTCCCTATGACTTTTTTCGGGATCGAATCATGTTTCCCGTGTTGGATCTTTCCGGAAGGGTGATCGCGTTTTCCGGAAGAATCTTAGGTCCCGGAAAGGAAGCCAAATATATCAACAGCCAGGCTTCGGTTGTCTTTGATAAAAGTAGGACCTTCTACAATTTCTTTCGCGCCAGAGAAGGGGTTCGTAAAACCGGGGAAGCAATGCTCGTGGAAGGATATCTGGATGTGATCGGGCTGACGAGAAGAGATTTTGAAAACGTCATCGCCTCCATGGGAACCGCAATTACGGAAAATCATATCCGCACTTTGAAGAAGTTTGCGGAAAGAGTCGTTTTGGTTTTGGACGGCGATGTAGCCGGAAGAAAGGGGGCTCTTCACGCCGCTGAAATTTGTCTAAAAGAAGGAATGGAATGTTCCATCGTGATGCTTCCCGAAGGAAAAGACCCGTTTGATTTGGCCAAATCCTTAAATCGACAGGAATTGACCGAACTCCTTTCCCAACGAGTTCAGGGTTCCGAGTTCGTTGTGGAAGAATTGTTGGATAAAGCGGATTCTCGCGCGCTTCCGGAGAAAAAGAGAAAAGCCCTTCAAAATCTATATTCTTTTATTCAGAATCTAAATCGGGAAACTGACAAACAGTTCTTCCTTGGACTCGGAGCCAATAAGCTCGGAATCAGCATGGACGCGGTTCTTCGAGATTTTAAAGGCGGGTCCGGTGCTAAGAATGGACCTGCCAATGCCGATAATAGATCTAACGTAAAAGAAACGCAGACTCTCACGGGTCCGGCTCTGGATTGTGAAAGAAAGATCATCTCCATGCTCGTAAAACATACGGGTTTATTTTCCTATTCGGAAGAAATTTCTTCTATGGAATTTATGGATACCGCGAGCTCGTTTCTTTGGGATTATTTGTATACGATCTACACGGGAGAAGGGGAAATTTCCCCGGTTCAGATCTTAGCATCTGAAATTCCCGAGGATCTTAAACAAGCCCTGGCTCCTTATCTTTTGGAAGAGGATTTTGAAAAGATAGAACCGGGAGAGTTGCAGAAAGTATTTAGAATTCTGCTTTTGCAACAGAAGAAGTTTAGAATCGAAGAACGAATTCGAGAACTCGATCTAAAGAGAGAACGTTTTTTTACACCCGAGATCTTTACTGAACTCAGTTTTTATCGTAAAGAAAAAGAAAAGATTCTGGAGCATATCCGGAGTCAATCAGCTACCACATAA